One genomic segment of Coffea arabica cultivar ET-39 chromosome 6e, Coffea Arabica ET-39 HiFi, whole genome shotgun sequence includes these proteins:
- the LOC113695724 gene encoding SNW/SKI-interacting protein A: protein MAALKDLLPPVKSSGSTHYDHSNDPWFKQRYSAAESEKSAIIKANPVPPYLKRTGFKPSKLEDFGDGGAFPEIHIAQYPLDMGRKRDWKPGSKTLPITVDEHGNVRYDAIVRQNENAKKIVYSQHTDLVPMVVKDGQDEEEMDLDEKQKEIDETTQSTKTALEKIVNVRLSAAQPKNVPTQSSDSKFIKYKPSQQSAAFNSGAKERIIRMVEMPVDPLEPPKFKHKRVPKASGSPPVPVMHSPPRPVTVKDQQDWKIPPCISNWKNPKGYTIPLDKRLAADGRGLQDVQINDNFAKLSEALYVAEQKAREAVAMRSKVQKEMMMKEKEKKEMELRELARKARSERTGTAAPAAANMPSERGTDDMVTDYDRVRDAPREKETKEEREERLQREKIREERRRERERERRLESKDAAMGKKSKITRDRDRDISEKVALGMATTGRGGEVMYDQRLFNQEKGMDSGFATDDSYNIYDKGLFTAQPTLSTLYRPKKDVDSDTYGGADEQLEKIMKTERFKPDKTFAGTSERTGPRDRPVEFEKEAEEADPFGLDQFLTEVKKGKKAMDKVGSSGTMKASAGSMRDGFEGSGRTRIAFDKGR, encoded by the coding sequence ATGGCGGCGTTAAAGGACCTTCTTCCGCCTGTAAAGTCGAGTGGGTCAACTCACTATGATCACTCGAATGATCCGTGGTTCAAGCAGAGGTATAGTGCAGCAGAGTCTGAGAAATCTGCAATAATTAAGGCAAATCCAGTTCCTCCTTATTTAAAAAGAACAGGCTTTAAACCATCCAAACTTGAGGATTTTGGTGATGGGGGGGCGTTCCCGGAAATTCATATCGCTCAATACCCTCTGGATATGGGGAGGAAAAGGGACTGGAAGCCAGGGTCGAAAACCTTGCCCATTACAGTTGATGAGCATGGGAATGTGAGGTATGATGCAATTGTGAGGCAGAATGAGAATGCTAAAAAGATTGTGTATTCACAACATACCGACCTTGTCCCCATGGTTGTCAAAGATGGTCAGGACGAGGAGGAGATGGACTTGGATGAGAAGCAGAAGGAGATTGATGAGACCACTCAGAGCACTAAGACTGCTCTTGAGAAGATTGTGAATGTGAGGTTGAGTGCGGCTCAGCCTAAAAATGTTCCTACACAATCTTCAGATTCTAAGTTTATCAAGTACAAGCCTTCACAGCAGTCAGCTGCCTTTAATTCTGGTGCAAAGGAGAGGATTATTAGGATGGTGGAGATGCCTGTGGACCCTTTGGAGCCACCCAAGTTTAAACATAAGCGGGTTCCAAAAGCATCTGGTTCTCCACCCGTTCCAGTAATGCACTCTCCACCTCGGCCTGTGACTGTGAAGGACCAGCAAGATTGGAAGATCCCACCTTGTATTTCAAACTGGAAGAACCCAAAAGGGTATACAATTCCTCTTGATAAGCGTCTGGCAGCTGATGGTAGGGGCCTTCAGGATGTTCAAATTAATGACAACTTTGCGAAGTTATCAGAGGCACTGTATGTTGCAGAACAGAAGGCCAGAGAGGCTGTAGCCATGAGGTCAAAGGTCCAAAAGGAAATGATgatgaaagagaaagaaaagaaagagatggAATTGCGTGAGTTGGCTCGAAAGGCTAGATCTGAGAGAACTGGTACTGCAGCTCCTGCTGCTGCCAATATGCCTTCAGAGAGAGGTACTGATGATATGGTTACAGATTATGACCGTGTCAGGGATGCCCCAAGGGAGAAGGAGACAAAAGAGGAAAGAGAGGAGCGGTTGCAGAGGGAGAAAATTCGTGAAGAGCGTcgtagagagagggagagggagcgTAGGTTGGAGTCGAAAGATGCTGCAATGGGGAAGAAGAGCAAGATTACAAGGGACAGAGACCGCGATATCAGTGAGAAAGTTGCTCTTGGAATGGCTACAACTGGGAGAGGGGGTGAAGTCATGTACGACCAGAGGTTGTTTAACCAGGAGAAAGGAATGGACTCTGGGTTTGCCACTGATGATTCATATAACATCTATGACAAGGGGCTTTTTACTGCGCAGCCTACCCTGTCTACTCTCTACAGGCCCAAAAAGGATGTTGACTCTGATACTTATGGAGGTGCGGATGAGCAGCTGGAGAAGATCATGAAGACTGAGCGCTTTAAACCTGACAAGACATTTGCAGGTACCTCAGAGAGGACTGGTCCTAGAGACAGGCCTGTTGAGTTTGAGAAAGAGGCTGAAGAAGCTGATCCGTTTGGTTTGGATCAATTCTTGACTGAAGTCAAGAAAGGTAAAAAAGCAATGGATAAAGTTGGCAGCAGTGGTACAATGAAAGCTAGTGCAGGATCAATGCGAGATGGCTTTGAAGGATCTGGTAGAACTCGTATTGCCTTTGATAAAGGGCGTTGA
- the LOC113694984 gene encoding protein phosphatase 1 regulatory inhibitor subunit PPP1R7 homolog, giving the protein MDSPMADGGENPTVLDLTSYQLRDLDSVDLPPSLTELDLTANRLSKLDPRIAQLSNLKKLSLRQNLFDDSGVEPLATSHLIADLEELVLRDNQLKKVPDVSIFKKLLVFDVSFNEIPTLQGLSKVSTTLRELYVSKNEVTKMEEIDHFHALQILELGSNNLRVMENLQNLINLQELWLGRNRIKTVNLCGLKCIKKISLQSNRLTSMTGFEECVALEELYLSHNGISKMEGLSTLANLRVLDVSSNKLTEISDIEKLTRLEDLWLNDNNITSLDGIAEAVAGSRDTLTTIYLERNPCVNSPNYIVTLKEIFRNIQQIDSELFG; this is encoded by the exons ATGGACTCTCCGATGGCCGACGGGGGTGAGAACCCGACAGTACTCGATCTCACCAGCTACCAGCTCCGTGATCTCGACTCAGTCGACCTCCCTCCGAGTCTCACCGAGTTAGACTTAACCGCCAACCGTTTGTCCAAGCTGGACCCCCGTATTGCCCAACTCTCCAACCTCAAGAAGCTCTCTCTTCGCCAGAACCTTTTTGACGACTCCGGCGTCGAGCCCCTTGCCACCTCGCACCTCATTGCTGACCTCGAA GAGCTTGTTCTAAGAGACAACCAATTGAAGAAAGTTCCTGATGTCAGCATTTTCAAGAAGCTTTTAGTATTTGATGTTTCTTTCAACGAGATTCCAACACTTCAGGGGTTATCCAAGGTTTCCACCACACTTAGAGAACTCTATGTGTCCAAAAATGAAGTTACGAAGATGGAAGAGATTGACCATTTTCACGCGCTGCAAATTCTTGAACTTGGATCCAACAACTTGAGG GTGATGGAGAATCTGCAAAACCTAATCAACTTGCAAGAGTTATGGCTTGGTCGTAATCGCATTAAAACTGTTAACTTATGCGGGTTAAAATGCATTAAGAAGATTAGCCTGCAAAGCAACCGTTTAACTTCAATGACAGGATTTGAG GAATGTGTTGCTTTGGAGGAATTGTACTTGAGCCACAATGGTATTTCAAAAATGGAAGGCCTATCAACATTAGCAAATCTTCGGGTCTTGGATGTCTCATCAAATAAGCTTACAGAAATTAGTGACATCGAGAAACTGACACG ATTAGAAGATTTATGGCTTAATGACAACAACATAACTTCATTAGATGGTATAGCGGAGGCAGTTGCAGGTTCCAGAGACACGCTGACCACCATCTACCTTGAGCGCAATCCATGT GTGAACTCTCCCAATTACATTGTTACCTTGAAGGAGATCTTCCGCAATATTCAGCAAATTGATTCTGAGTTGTTTGGGTAG
- the LOC113697332 gene encoding pentatricopeptide repeat-containing protein At1g77170, mitochondrial produces MTFIPYVPRTLVGTLIPKYLVIISRTISAQAAVSNANFNPIPRPPNQPTEDYAKTIATQISKCTNLKQLNQIHAHITRTHFLALYPVSFHYNNLMRSYANLNSPVKAHHLFVEMSRAGITVDTFTLPIVLKSVSQYFDSSMLRQVHGMAIKLGLEKNMYCESGLISLYCKAGEFRNAHKLFDENTDRKLGSWNALIAGLSQSGRGKEAIRMFMQLKECGFQPDDVTMVSVTSACGGLGDVNLALQLHKCVFQAKSLEKLDLLMMNSLIDMYGKCGRMDLANKVFMKMEERNVSSWTSMIVGYAMHGHVRDALECFHDMRNAGVKPNHVTFVGVLSACVHGGRVQEGKHYFKMMKNEYGIAPMLQHYGCMVDLLGRGGLLDEARVMVEEMQMKPNVVIWGCLMGASEKYGAVEMG; encoded by the coding sequence ATGACATTCATCCCTTACGTCCCCCGCACGTTGGTTGGCACTCTAATCCCCAAGTACCTAGTAATAATTAGCCGTACAATTTCTGCTCAAGCCGCAGTTAGCAATGCTAACTTCAACCCCATCCCACGACCGCCAAACCAGCCCACTGAAGATTATGCAAAAACCATAGCAACCCAAATCTCAAAGTGCACTAATTTGAAACAGCTTAACCAAATCCACGCTCACATCACGCGCACCCACTTTTTAGCATTGTACCCAGTTTCATTTCATTATAACAATCTAATGAGATCGTATGCCAATCTAAATTCACCCGTAAAGGCTCACCATTTGTTTGTTGAAATGTCCCGAGCTGGTATTACAGTAGACACATTTACACTACCAATTGTACTAAAATCCGTGTCCCAATATTTTGATTCATCGATGTTAAGACAGGTTCACGGGATGGCAATTAAGTTGGGGCTAGAGAAAAATATGTATTGTGAGAGTGGGTTGATAAGTTTGTATTGTAAGGCGGGTGAGTTTCGAAACGCCCATAAATTGTTTGATGAAAATACCGACAGGAAGTTGGGTTCCTGGAATGCTTTGATTGCTGGCTTGTCACAAAGTGGGCGTGGGAAGGAAGCGATAAGGATGTTTATGCAATTGAAAGAATGTGGGTTTCAGCCTGATGATGTTACGATGGTTAGTGTAACTTCTGCTTGTGGAGGTTTAGGGGATGTGAATTTAGCACTTCAGTTGCATAAATGTGTGTTTCAAGCAAAAAGTTTGGAAAAGTTGGATTTGTTGATGATGAATTCACTTATTGATATGTATGGAAAGTGTGGTAGAATGGATTTGGCTAACAAGGTGTTTATGAagatggaagaaagaaatgtGTCATCCTGGACATCTATGATTGTCGGCTATGCAATGCATGGGCACGTCAGGGATGCACTAGAGTGCTTCCATGATATGAGAAATGCTGGAGTGAAGCCTAACCATGTAACATTTGTTGGAGTGTTGAGTGCATGTGTTCACGGTGGGAGGGTGCAGGAGGGAAAACATTATttcaagatgatgaagaatgagtATGGGATTGCTCCCATGTTGCAACATTATGGATGCATGGTGGATTTGCTAGGCCGGGGAGGTTTACTTGATGAAGCTAGGGTCATGGTGGAAGAGATGCAAATGAAACCTAATGTGGTCATTTGGGGTTGTTTGATGGGTGCCTCTGAGAAATATGGAGCTGTTGAGATGGGATAG